The segment ACCAGTTAATACCGCACGTATTTGTTTCCTGAGCTCGCGGCGATCCCCAGTTGCCAACTGAGCAACGAAGCTGCGGATGCTTGGGCGCACGAATGGTACAGGCGGTAAGTCGTTTATGAACTCATTGAGCGTACAGCCCTTGCGCACGGCTCCACTTATTACCAGTACGTCCAGCAGGGTTTGATGACCGAAGGTCACGTTTCCATCGTGGGTTTTTTGCAGTACGTTGAGGCTGTTCAGCCGCCGCAGGATGTCCTGCGACGCGCCGAGGCGCTGATGAGGAATCGACAGGCTACGTGCTTTCAGCATTACATCAGCGATGGCTTCAATCGATTGCATCGCTGCGTCCCCCAGCGCGGGATCGGCCCGCACGATGGTATCGAGGTAGCGTTGTGCCAGCGCTTGGCTGGTCACCACGTTGAAGCTGCCTTCATGCTGGGCCAGTTCGACAAATAGAGCCAGTTCTCGGGGATTCCGGATCAGTTCACGGGTGATGGTATCAATATTGGTTGAATCGATTCTGAAGTTGTCGAGTAACGGCGCAATTTCAGTCTCCCAGTCAAGCGGCGGGCACTGCAATTCGCAATCCCATTGCCGTGCGGCAATGCGCCGGTCGTATTTGCGGTCAAAGTTGCGGCAAGCTGTGATAACAGTGACATTGGGAATCAGCAGCAGCCGGTCAATTTGTGCCAGGAAGTACGTCAATATGTCGTGTTCGCGGGCGATGGATAAGACGTCCAGTGAGTCGATGACCACAACCACATGCGTGTTTTCCGCCAAGCGGGCGACCTGTTCTACCCATTGTTCTGGCAGGCCCTGTGCCTGGCGTTCCCGCGCCGTCGCCAGGTCAGCGAATTCGCGTGACTGGATGAAGAGCGGCACAAGGTCCGTTCGAGTTTGCATGCACTGCTCTAGTGTCCTGTCTCTGAAGTCCGTGGAATAAGTTGTGCCTCGCTGGTGTCCTCAGGTATCGAAGGGAGGACGCCCTGCGAACGGGACGACCGACAGCTCCGCTGACCTTGACGACAACTGAACGAGAGACCTTGCAGCAGTGGACGCGCCGCCCGAAACCCGCTCAGGCGTTGGCGCAACGGGCCCGGATTATTCTGACCTGTGCCGAGGGGCAGA is part of the Nitrospira sp. genome and harbors:
- a CDS encoding IS630 family transposase, which produces MRTGRPTAPLTLTTTERETLQQWTRRPKPAQALAQRARIILTCAEGQ